A window of Thermoanaerobaculia bacterium contains these coding sequences:
- a CDS encoding lysine 2,3-aminomutase yields the protein MLADVEITGRYRAISARQIANDPRFGALPAEARRGVEVLSHVLPFRTNSYVLDLIDWAAAPDDPIFQLTFPQAEMLTPGEFRKLSGLIDRDLAAELKTAANEIRLRMNPHPAGQKTHNVPRLHGRPLEGLQHKYRETVLYFPAQGQTCHAYCTYCFRWPQFVGMPGLKFEARTSSDLTAYLAEHTEVTDVLVTGGDPMIMKSAALRAHLEPLLRPEYAHVQSIRIGSKALAYWPQRFVTDDDADDLLRFFSQVVASGRHLALMAHFSHPRELSTELVREAIARIRSTGAEIRMQAPLVRAVNDDSAIWSEMWRTGVRLGLVPYYMFVERDTGPKNYFEVPLARAYQIYRDAYQQVSGLARTVRGPSMSAMPGKVRVLGVQTVGSEKVFVLDLLQARNPLWVGRPFFARFNPRATWFDQLEPALGEDHFFFEGVRERTPEEKRLLALPVAS from the coding sequence ATGCTCGCAGATGTCGAGATCACCGGACGCTACCGCGCCATCAGCGCGCGGCAAATCGCCAACGATCCACGCTTCGGAGCACTCCCGGCGGAAGCTCGTCGCGGCGTCGAAGTACTTTCGCACGTGCTGCCGTTCCGGACGAACAGCTATGTTCTCGACTTGATCGATTGGGCCGCCGCACCGGATGATCCGATCTTTCAGCTCACCTTCCCGCAGGCCGAGATGCTCACTCCCGGCGAGTTTCGCAAGCTATCCGGCCTGATCGATCGGGATCTGGCCGCCGAGCTCAAGACGGCGGCGAACGAGATCCGCCTGCGGATGAACCCGCATCCGGCAGGGCAGAAGACGCACAACGTACCGCGACTTCACGGGCGGCCCCTCGAAGGCCTCCAGCACAAGTATCGCGAGACAGTGCTCTACTTCCCCGCCCAGGGCCAGACCTGCCACGCCTACTGCACCTACTGCTTCCGCTGGCCACAGTTCGTCGGAATGCCCGGGCTCAAGTTCGAGGCGCGCACTTCCAGCGACCTCACCGCCTACCTCGCCGAGCACACCGAAGTGACGGATGTCCTGGTCACCGGCGGCGATCCGATGATCATGAAGTCGGCAGCGCTTCGCGCCCACCTCGAGCCGCTGCTCCGGCCGGAATACGCGCACGTGCAGTCGATCCGCATCGGCTCGAAGGCGCTCGCCTACTGGCCGCAGCGCTTCGTGACCGACGACGACGCCGACGACCTGCTGCGTTTCTTCTCCCAGGTCGTCGCCTCGGGGAGACACCTCGCGCTGATGGCTCACTTCAGCCATCCGCGCGAGCTCTCGACCGAGCTGGTGCGCGAGGCGATCGCGCGCATCCGCTCCACCGGCGCGGAGATCCGCATGCAGGCGCCGCTGGTGCGAGCCGTCAACGACGACTCTGCGATCTGGTCCGAAATGTGGCGCACGGGGGTCCGCCTCGGCCTGGTGCCGTACTACATGTTCGTCGAGCGCGACACGGGCCCGAAGAACTATTTCGAGGTGCCCTTGGCGCGCGCCTATCAGATCTATCGCGACGCCTACCAGCAGGTGAGCGGCCTCGCCCGCACGGTGCGCGGGCCGTCGATGTCGGCGATGCCCGGCAAGGTCCGGGTGCTCGGCGTGCAGACGGTCGGGAGCGAGAAGGTCTTCGTCCTCGATCTCCTCCAGGCGCGCAACCCGCTCTGGGTCGGCCGGCCGTTCTTCGCCAGGTTCAACCCTCGCGCGACCTGGTTCGACCAGCTCGAGCCGGCGTTGGGAGAAGACCACTTCTTCTTCGAAGGCGTGCGCGAGCGCACGCCCGAGGAAAAGCGCCTGCTCGCGCTGCCGGTGGCAAGCTGA